A single Candoia aspera isolate rCanAsp1 chromosome 7, rCanAsp1.hap2, whole genome shotgun sequence DNA region contains:
- the PARPBP gene encoding PCNA-interacting partner gives MTPLQESTLNMIKYFRRNWRLFSDSERTTVCGADCMLMALHLSVAEINKKLCDEFKASLSEVVLSWNYLVPDKLGILPENANAPENYADIRKAYDSFLKRCNMMDLVDIYIKCGTLGLKNGSVSSVQLLEFIAGTADVTSENNSTLSMSRMNQDKEELPLMVKKTLYAYLTLLVNSKNDLAFAHILNIPDRGLGREAFTDLKHAAQKKQMSIFPMATSFIRAIELGGKGYAPSATDPLRTHVKGLSQFIHFTDKLEEIIGEDLDPRHAGGRILSTIKMQLIKGRNSRDPFCQAAEEVVQDLDLRIKNIINFQHEAVAASATGISPARPKLHSINHDTVYCGRDTVKSLLAVLDEAASHPPFSNKALLLFGEEFGFPSTMLLFKSPTQSNGSSPKALRQRIQMAVREKVKLKQPLIRSQFACTYKDDQIIEAKDQHFNAIPVPTNVYPTLKKPAAPYTDDRSTSEILHSSLENTTLGTSSGNQNGRTRKEIGKLSCRPKNKNPKRKQVDRTSENIFTNGNESPRHIYRKKPKTAVKFQNSLDSNLKEMRKSSKTIPKNKLITGQAKLTQFFRL, from the exons ATGACTCCTCTTCAGGAAAGCACGTTGAATATGATCAAATATTTCCGAAGAAATTGGCGCTTATTTTCAGACTCAGAAAGGACTACTGTGTGTGGTGCAGATTGCATGCTGATGGCTTTGCATTTATCTGTTGCTGAAATCAATAAGAAG cttTGTGATGAGTTTAAAGCATCTCTTAGTGAAGTGGTATTATCTTGGAATTACCTTGTTCCTGACAAGCTAGGCATATTACCTGAAAATGCAAACGCTCCTGAAAACTATGCAGACATCAGAAAAGCTTACGATAGCTTTTTAAAGCGGTGTAATATGATGGATCTtgtagatatatatataaaatgtgggACGCTAGGACTGAAAAATGGATCTGTATCCTCT GTACAATTGTTAGAATTTATTGCTGGAACAGCAGATGTAACAAGTGAGAATAATTCTACACTCTCCATGAGCAGAATGAACCAGGATAAGGAAGAG CTGCCATTGATGGTGAAGAAAACTTTGTATGCATATTTAACCTTATTGGTTAACTCCAAAAATGATCTGGCTTTTGCTCACATTTTAAACATTCCTGATAGAGGACTTGGAAGAGAGGCTTTTACTGACCTAAAGCACGCTGCACAGAAGAAACAAATGTCGATATTTCCG ATGGCGACGTCATTTATACGTGCCATAGAACTTGGAGGAAAAGGATATGCTCCTTCAGCAACTGATCCTTTAAGAACACATGTGAAGGGGCTTTCTCAGTTTATTCACTTTACTGATAAACTGGAAGAAATTATTGGTGAAGATCTGGATCCAAG ACATGCAGGAGGCCGAATTCTATCAACAATCAAGATGCAGTTGATAAAAGGCCGAAACAGCAGGGATCCTTTCTGTCAAGCAGCAGAGGAAGTTGTACAAGATTTGGATTTGAGGATTAAAAATATTATCAATTTTCAGCATGAGGCTGTGGCAGCTAGCGCTACTGGAATCAGTCCAGCCCGA ccAAAACTACATTCTATAAACCATGACACTGTTTACTGCGGCAGAGATACTGTGAAGTCTTTACTGGCTGTTTTAGATGAAGCAGCCAGTCATCCTCCTTTCAGCAACAAAGCTCTCTTGTTGTTTGGTGAAGAATTTGGATTTCCTTCTACCATGCTATTGTTCAA aTCTCCAACACAATCCAATGGATCTTCTCCCAAAGCTCTGAGACAGCGGATTCAAATGGCAGTACGTGAAAAAGTTAAG CTGAAGCAACCTTTAATTAGATCTCAGTTTGCTTGCACTTACAAAGATGACCAAATAATCGAGGCAAAGGATCAACACTTCAATGCAATTCCGGTCCCAACAAATGTATATCCAACTCTCAAAAAACCAGCAGCTCCTTACACTGATGACAGATCAACTTCAG AAATCCTGCATTCATCACTTGAAAATACTACACTTGGAACTAGTTCTGGAAATCAGAATGGAAGGacaagaaaagaaataggaaaattaaGTTGCCGGCCAAAGAACAAGAACCCAAAGAGGAAGCAGGTGGACAGAACTAGTGAAAATATATTCACTAATGGAAATGAATCACCACGGCATATATACCGTAAGAAACCAAAGACTGCAGTGAAATTCCAGAATAGTTTGGACAGCAAcctaaaagaaatgagaaaatccaGTAAGACTATACCCAAAAATAAGCTTATTACTGGTCAAGCGAAATTAACTCAGTTCTTTAGGTTGTAA
- the PMCH gene encoding pro-MCH: MCISSYALLLIFSLFSQGSLLSVSKSMRKAEDNMLLSTFSLGKITQNGDKSGKSLPASSFEHYKIEDSSFLDEDRNPHFSNIGYKHHVINYGQPQSLSVKQLPYFELEGPMTFPSNAEVENIESIQERSETGSDENSDKLPVGRRDFDSKLYFRVTAKK; the protein is encoded by the exons ATGTGTATCTCATCCTATGCATTACTAttgattttttctcttttctctcaagGGTCCTTACTTTCTGTTTCAAAGTCTATGCGAAAAGCAGAAGATAATATGCTGCTAAGTACATTCAGCCTTGGAAAGATAACACAGAATGGTGACAAATCTGGAAAGTCTCTGCCTGCATCTTCTTTTGAGCATTATAAAATagaggacagcagttttctggaTGAAGACCGAAACCCACATTTCTCA AATATAGGTTACAAACATCATGTCATAAACTATGGCCAACCACAGAGCCTAAGTGTTAAGCAACTTCCTTATTTTGAACTGGAGGGACCTATGACTTTTCCATCAAATGCTGAGGTTGAAAATATTGAATCAATACAAGAAAGGAGTGAGACGGGAAGTGACGAAAACTCAGATAAATTGCCTGTCGGAAGAAGAGATTTTGATAGTAAGTTATATTTTCGGGTGACTGCAAAAAAGTAA